A DNA window from Anaerocolumna sp. AGMB13020 contains the following coding sequences:
- a CDS encoding SPL family radical SAM protein has protein sequence MTTLRKTFYNSFFSHIYIEKEALNYPITKTILAHYPNAAIVMIDHYKDVFNRRQQNYREQKNTPSLILAVNPTTGIYEGSAACQNFGNDNFYYTSGVMNCIYDCEYCYLQGMYPSANMVVFVNLADSFHEILKLLKKQKVYLCISYDTDLLALESWLGYVKCWNEFAVSNKELTIECRTKSASVNQLKTLIPSNNFILAWTLSPPAVQKTYEHNTPSFSNRLTAIEKAIELGFTIRLCFDPLLRVPDWKKEYEEMFTAIFQRIPAKHILDVSLGCFRVPADFMKVMRKQNKESLVLNFPYTSEKGILSYRSEESEEILSYCLFLLTKWIKEDNIYVWKE, from the coding sequence TTGACTACTTTAAGAAAAACCTTTTATAATTCGTTTTTTTCTCACATATATATAGAAAAAGAAGCTTTGAATTATCCAATAACTAAAACCATACTTGCTCATTACCCCAATGCTGCTATCGTAATGATTGACCACTACAAGGATGTATTTAACCGACGGCAGCAAAATTACAGGGAACAGAAAAATACACCTTCGCTGATTCTGGCAGTGAATCCAACTACAGGTATCTATGAAGGTTCTGCTGCCTGTCAGAATTTTGGAAATGACAACTTTTATTATACCTCAGGTGTAATGAACTGTATCTATGATTGTGAATACTGTTATCTGCAGGGCATGTACCCCAGTGCCAATATGGTAGTGTTCGTTAATCTAGCGGATTCTTTTCATGAAATACTGAAACTTTTAAAGAAACAGAAGGTCTACCTATGCATTTCATATGATACTGACCTCTTAGCACTAGAGTCCTGGCTCGGTTATGTCAAGTGCTGGAATGAGTTTGCTGTATCAAATAAAGAGCTTACGATTGAATGCCGAACCAAAAGTGCTTCTGTTAACCAGCTTAAGACCTTAATACCATCAAATAATTTCATACTTGCCTGGACTCTTTCCCCTCCCGCCGTTCAGAAGACTTATGAGCATAACACGCCTTCTTTTTCAAACCGTCTGACAGCGATTGAAAAAGCCATTGAACTAGGGTTCACCATACGTCTGTGCTTTGATCCCCTGCTTCGGGTACCGGACTGGAAAAAGGAATACGAAGAAATGTTTACTGCGATTTTTCAGCGGATTCCGGCGAAGCATATCCTGGATGTGAGCCTTGGCTGTTTTCGTGTTCCCGCAGATTTTATGAAGGTTATGAGGAAGCAGAATAAGGAGTCCCTTGTTTTGAACTTTCCTTATACCAGTGAGAAAGGAATTTTAAGTTACCGCTCAGAGGAATCGGAGGAAATATTATCCTATTGCTTATTTTTATTGACGAAATGGATAAAGGAGGATAATATTTATGTCTGGAAGGAGTAA
- a CDS encoding SDR family oxidoreductase produces MKTAIVTGASSGIGLAITRMLLKKEYKVYAFGREFKEDSPEGSSFIPVNCDITNTSLLTEHITAIKKKEEISLLVNNAGVGYFGPHEELNPKKIHEMVTVNVEVPLLISQLLLRDLKKHKGVIINISSVTARGSNTYGCAYGATKAALTSFSGSLFDEVRKYGVKVCTIHPDMTKSNFYRNANFKEGDTQDSYLLPQEVADAVELMITGREGLVMTEITLKPQLHRLQKNK; encoded by the coding sequence ATGAAAACAGCCATTGTAACCGGGGCATCCTCAGGAATAGGCCTTGCCATAACCAGGATGCTTCTTAAAAAAGAATACAAAGTCTATGCCTTTGGCAGAGAATTTAAAGAGGACTCCCCTGAAGGCAGCAGTTTTATACCTGTAAACTGTGATATTACCAATACCTCTCTGCTTACAGAACATATAACTGCCATTAAAAAGAAAGAAGAGATAAGCCTTCTTGTTAATAATGCAGGTGTAGGTTATTTTGGCCCCCACGAGGAATTGAATCCAAAGAAGATTCATGAAATGGTAACTGTGAATGTAGAAGTCCCCCTTTTAATAAGTCAGCTCTTACTAAGGGACCTTAAAAAACATAAAGGCGTTATTATTAATATATCCTCTGTAACCGCCAGAGGCAGCAATACTTACGGCTGTGCTTACGGTGCAACCAAAGCCGCTTTGACGAGCTTTTCCGGAAGCCTTTTTGATGAAGTGAGAAAATATGGTGTAAAGGTATGCACCATTCACCCGGATATGACCAAAAGCAATTTTTACCGTAATGCAAACTTTAAGGAAGGGGATACACAAGATTCTTACCTATTACCCCAAGAGGTTGCAGACGCTGTGGAATTAATGATAACAGGCAGAGAAGGACTGGTGATGACAGAAATTACATTAAAGCCTCAGCTTCACCGCCTTCAAAAAAATAAATGA
- a CDS encoding phospho-N-acetylmuramoyl-pentapeptide-transferase has product MITLLNTNLDHRMIALIGILFTYAATFILLKFGTGILPRDGGRDFAHDGKLSQGKPRGAGFLFILVFAIATLLFLPISNEELIYVIMILAAMLTGFLDDCSKNPWGELKKGLLDMAIAVTTAITYVNFNSSTFDIPFISSPVTIHPVLFVILATILIFVSINVTNCSDGVDGLSGTLSVITLLTIYGLGRITGMDPGDTYMLLIMVSCIMSYLWFNATPSLMMMGDAGSRALGFFIAVAALKTGSPLLYIPAAFMLILDGGLGLIKVSLIRFLKVRILKNTLTPIHDHVRKNLGWSNTQVVFKFAIIQILISFTLIWILT; this is encoded by the coding sequence ATGATTACTCTGTTAAATACCAACTTAGACCATAGAATGATAGCTTTGATCGGCATACTGTTTACCTATGCCGCAACCTTTATACTTTTAAAATTTGGAACCGGAATACTGCCCCGAGACGGTGGCAGGGATTTCGCTCATGACGGCAAACTCTCACAGGGTAAGCCAAGAGGTGCAGGTTTCCTTTTCATACTGGTATTTGCCATTGCGACTCTCCTGTTTCTTCCCATATCAAATGAAGAACTTATCTATGTTATCATGATACTGGCAGCTATGTTAACCGGTTTTCTGGACGATTGCTCCAAAAATCCATGGGGAGAATTAAAGAAAGGTCTGCTGGATATGGCTATTGCTGTTACAACTGCAATTACCTATGTTAATTTTAATTCCTCAACCTTTGATATACCTTTTATTAGCAGCCCGGTAACCATACATCCGGTTCTATTTGTTATATTGGCAACCATCCTGATCTTTGTTTCTATTAACGTTACAAACTGCTCCGATGGTGTAGACGGTCTTTCCGGTACTTTATCTGTCATTACACTGTTAACAATCTATGGACTGGGTAGAATTACGGGAATGGATCCGGGTGATACTTATATGCTGTTAATCATGGTGTCCTGTATTATGAGCTATCTCTGGTTTAATGCTACTCCAAGCCTTATGATGATGGGGGATGCAGGTTCCAGGGCCCTTGGCTTCTTTATAGCTGTTGCTGCTTTAAAGACCGGTAGTCCTCTCCTTTATATCCCGGCTGCTTTTATGCTGATACTGGATGGCGGTCTTGGTCTTATAAAGGTATCCCTGATCCGTTTCCTAAAAGTTCGTATTTTAAAGAACACCCTTACACCTATACATGATCATGTTAGAAAGAATCTTGGCTGGTCGAACACACAGGTAGTATTTAAATTTGCTATCATACAGATTCTTATCTCCTTTACCTTGATCTGGATCTTAACCTAA